The DNA window CTTATCCGCCGGACGCATGGAACTGAACGAACAAGCTCAGGCCTGGTGCTTTTTTGCCGGAGCCAACTCAATCTTCTATGGCGACAAACTGCTGACTACCGACAATCCGGAAGCCGACCACGACCACCAGTTGTTTGCCAAGCTGGGTTTAAACATGCAAAAACAAACCAAAGCCCATCTGCAAGACGATGCGCAAGCCAAAACCGCCTAAACCAACAACCCAAGGAAACCACCATGCTTAGTTCACTACAAACCCGGTTCAATCACCCAAACGTGCGTTTTTACCAACAAGACCAACTGATCATGGTGGAACTAAAAAACAGCTTTGGTCAAGCCACCTTAACCACCAACGGCGCCACCCTGTTAAGCTACATTCCGCAAGGGGGTGATGACTTACTGTATGTCTCACAAACAGCCGTTTACGATGGCACCAAACCGGTACGCGGTGGCGTGCCGGTATGCTGGCCTTGGTTTGGCGCGCACCCGACTGATGCCGGCCAAAAAGCCCACGGCATTGCGCGTTACGAACTCTGGCAGGTTGAAGCCGTGACATCCGTCGGTGAACAAGGCGAAGCCACCCAGCTTACCCTCAGCCTAACTCCCAATGCCAACACTCAAAAAGCCTGGCCGCATGATTTTAAACTCAGCCTAATCGTCACCCTAGCCGAAAAACTCGAAGTCGAACTCAAGGGCGAAAACCTAAGCCAACAAGATTGGACGGTATCAGAAGCCTTGCACACCTATTTCCGCGTAGCCCAAGCACCAGGCCTGCTGATTAGCGGTTTAGAAGGCGCGAGCTATTTTGACAAAAACCGTGATTTTGCAGAATTCACCCAAACCGAAAGCTTAAAACTCCAAGCCCCGATGGATTGTGTCTATGTAGATCACAGCGCGGCGGTAAAAATCCACGATCAAGGACGCAACATCCTGATCGAAAAGCAAAACAGCGCCAGCACGATCGTATGGAATCCGGGCGAGCAGGGGGTGAAAAGCTTTGCCGACATGCCGGATGCCGACTACCAGGTCATGCTCTGTGTTGAAGCTGGCAATGCGCTACAAAATAGCTACACCCTGGCGGCAGGCCAAAGCCACAGCTTAAAAATGTGGTTATCTGCGCAATGAATTGGCTAAAAACCAAAGGCAGGGGATGGCTCAGTCTAGTCGGGCTAATAAGCGTTATGGCAAGCGCCCAAGCCAAACCCACGCTGCCGCTGGAAGGCAGCTGGGTTTGTCCGTCAAAAATCGCCATCTCAATGATCGGTCAACCGGTAGAAGTTGCGATTACCAGCCACAACCTGCTCAATCGCCAAGGGCAATTTGCCTCTCGTGGACAAGCCAGCGTTAACCTCGGCTTTGTGCGCCCAACAGTCAACGCCGTTAGCCAAGGCCGTTGGCAACGCCAAGGCGACCACTTGGTGTTAGAAGTCGAAAGCCTAAGCTTTAGCCCGGCGACACAAAGCGGTGTTCAACTGCAATACGCACTGATCTCGCAACTCGAAGCCCTATTGCCGCCGATGCCCTATCGACAGCAAAACAAAATACTGCTCGAAACCCTAGAAAAAGTCATTATCGGAGACCCACAAGGCCAGCGATACCAATGCGAACGTCAACCCTAAAATAACAGAATAAAAGCCAAAAGGAGAGGGCTATGGAATGGAGTGTATTAACCGATGCCTTAACGCAAATTCTAATATTCATTACCGGCCTTATCCAGCCGCACCTCTACGCCATCAGTCTTGCGATGATGGCCACCCTGCTGGTTATCTATGGCGACAACATGATGAGTCTATTCAAACAACAGCTAGGCGGGCTTAACTTCTTTCTAAAGGTCAGCCTATTTATCCTGTTTTGCGCCTTTGGCTTTGCGTTAATAACCCAATACCTAACCCCGCTCATCGTCGATTTGTTTAACAAAGCCGACGAAACCTGGCTAGGCATTGCAGTGGTAGGCGTATTCTACCTGCTAGGATTTCTTGCCCAGCGTAAAGGCATTATCTAGTCAAACACCTTGGTGGCGACCAGATCAAACAAACCGTCACCCAAAGGCTCTACCACCGCCACCGTGCCGGGGCGGACTCGTTGATGAATCAACTCGCCAATATTGGGGCGATGGGTTACCAGAATCAAGTTACCCTCTGCGTTAAAGTTGCCAATCAATTGGCGGCTCCAGCGCAAATTCGCATTCGCCTGTTCTTCGGTTAAAGCCCGAATCAAACGCAACTCTGCTTTCACCTCAAACTCGCCGAAAGCCAGTTCCGCCGTATCCTTAGTGCGACAATGCGGGCTGGCCCAAACCGCATCAATCTTAATACCCTGTTGCCTAAACGCCTCACCAATCGACCTAGCCTGCTCACGCCCCGCCTCAGACAAATTGCGCTCAATAAAACAAGACGGATCCAGCGAAAACGGATCACCCACCGCCTCATCCAGCAACGCATGTTGAATCAACACCACCTTACCGCCTTGCGCCAATGCCTGCCAAAAAAGCCTATCTTCCGCCTTGATACTACTGGAAAATAACAGGCTCGAAACTAAAACCAAAAGCCAAGCTGACAACCCCCTAAACCCGCTGATAGAATAACGCATCACACACCGCCTTTAACAAGAAGAACAATCCGACCGATTTAACCGCGCAAGATCCGCCCGCAAACTCTCGATTTGATCCAAACCGGCATCAGCTAACAACGCCTGACCCTCAGCCGTTAAACGATAATGCACCCAAGTACCATGTTTCTCGGTATCCACCAGGCCTGCTTCTCGCAAAATCGCCAAATGCCGCGAAGAAAAACTCTGCGCAAACCCCAACACCCGCATCAACTCACACACACACAAACTCTCTTGCCGGCACAAAAGATTCAACATCCGCAAACGCGCCGGATGCCCCAAGGCCTTAAACTGCTGGGCTTTCCTATCCAAGTTCATCATAAACAGACTACTCAAATCACAAAATAAACCAAATTCTACCACGCGCCGAAAAATACAAATCAGCAAGGGCGGTACAAAATTAAGAAAAAATTGGGCTTAAAGCAAACAATAAGAAAAACTAATCCCTGAATCATATAAATCAGCGCGCAAAAAACCAAGCAAACAAGTAAGCTAATTTTGCGTAAAAATAAACAGGAGGACGCATGAAAAAACTAATCGCACTATTCGGCTTATGGGCGCTGGCTCTAAGCGCCCAAGCGCAATACCAAGAACCAAAAATCACCCATGAAGGCTATGGCAACCAAAAGGTCGTTTACCAGCTTAACGACAGCAACCCGGATTTCCAACTACAAATCCTGCGCAACGTAAATAACCATGTACGAGCGATAGGCGCCGACAAGATCGACCTAAAAATAGTCGTGTTTGCCGGCGGTATGGCAGCACTTGAAACCAGCAAACCTGAAACCGTCGCCGCGCTGGAAAACCTGCGCGCTCAAGGCGTTGAAATCAAAGTATGCAACAACACCCTAAGAGCCAGAAACGTCGATTGGCGAAGCCTAAAAGACGTTGAAGAAACCGACATAGTACCCGCAGGCGTCGCAGAAATAGCCCACCTACAAGCCAAAGGCTACCAATACCTACGCCCTTAAGATTAAAAACCCGCCAGCAAAAACCAGACCTGAACTAAACCAGGCCTGGTGACGCTAAACTCAGCTAAAAAACGACTACTTTTCCCTTTCCGCACAGCGAATTAAATATTGACCATACTGGTTTTTTTTCAAAGGTTCAGCCAAATCCAGCAAGGCTTGCTTATCAATATAACCCATCTCAAACGCAATCTCTTCTAAGCACGCAACCTTTAACCCCTGGCGCTTCTCAATCGTTTCAATAAACTGAGAAGCCTCCAATAAACTTTCATGGGTGCCGGTATCCAACCAAGCAAAACCGCGCCCCATTTTCTCCAGCTTCAAACGCTCCTCAGCCAAATACATCTGATTTAAACAAGTGATCTCAAGTTCACCTCGGCCTGAAGGCCTTACCGCCGCCGCCTTAACCACCACATCATTCGGATAAAAATACAAACCGGTCACCGCATAATTTGACTTGGGTCGGCTGGGTTTCTCCTCAAGCGAAACCACATGACCCTCGTCATCAAACTCCGCCACACCATAACGCTCAGGATCATGAACATGATAGCCAAAAACCGTCGCCATTCTATCCTTCGCCGCATTCTCAACCGCCGCCGCAAGGGTTTTAATCAAATAATGACCATAAAAAATATTATCCCCCAAAATCAAACAAACATCGTCCTCACCAATAAACTCACGCCCCAAAATAAACGCCTGAGCCAAACCATCCGGGGAAGGCTGCACCACATACTCAAACGACAGACCCAACTCCTTGCCATCCCCCAACAATGCCTGAAAACTCAACAAAGACTCAGGCGACGTAATAATCAAAATCTCCCGAATCCCTGCCAGCATCAACACACTCAAAGGATAATAAATCATAGGCTTATCATAAATAGGCACCAACTGCTTCGAAATCCCCTTGGTAATCGGATACAAACGAGTTCCCGAACCCCCGGCCAAAATAATCCCTTTCATTCACCCTCACTTCAAAAAAACAAACGGCAGATTAAAAGACAATAACAAATACCCCTAATTTAACTGCCGAAAAAACAAATTCGGCCAGTATAATACCAAACCAAATCATCACCAAACGAAACAACAGGAGCGCACATTGGGGTATCGCAGAGATTTCGAATTTCTGCTCTGGATTCAACGACTACTCGACCTAAGCCTTCCGCTAATAACACTGATGTTGATGGAGGGCTGGCGTCACAGTCAAGACCCTTCAGAGCCAATTATAATTGCACTCCTAGCCGGTTTAGCCTACCTGGTCAGCGCCCAACTGC is part of the Thiomicrospira microaerophila genome and encodes:
- a CDS encoding D-hexose-6-phosphate mutarotase encodes the protein MLSSLQTRFNHPNVRFYQQDQLIMVELKNSFGQATLTTNGATLLSYIPQGGDDLLYVSQTAVYDGTKPVRGGVPVCWPWFGAHPTDAGQKAHGIARYELWQVEAVTSVGEQGEATQLTLSLTPNANTQKAWPHDFKLSLIVTLAEKLEVELKGENLSQQDWTVSEALHTYFRVAQAPGLLISGLEGASYFDKNRDFAEFTQTESLKLQAPMDCVYVDHSAAVKIHDQGRNILIEKQNSASTIVWNPGEQGVKSFADMPDADYQVMLCVEAGNALQNSYTLAAGQSHSLKMWLSAQ
- a CDS encoding DUF3392 family protein; amino-acid sequence: MEWSVLTDALTQILIFITGLIQPHLYAISLAMMATLLVIYGDNMMSLFKQQLGGLNFFLKVSLFILFCAFGFALITQYLTPLIVDLFNKADETWLGIAVVGVFYLLGFLAQRKGII
- a CDS encoding histidine phosphatase family protein, with translation MRYSISGFRGLSAWLLVLVSSLLFSSSIKAEDRLFWQALAQGGKVVLIQHALLDEAVGDPFSLDPSCFIERNLSEAGREQARSIGEAFRQQGIKIDAVWASPHCRTKDTAELAFGEFEVKAELRLIRALTEEQANANLRWSRQLIGNFNAEGNLILVTHRPNIGELIHQRVRPGTVAVVEPLGDGLFDLVATKVFD
- a CDS encoding ArsR/SmtB family transcription factor, whose product is MMNLDRKAQQFKALGHPARLRMLNLLCRQESLCVCELMRVLGFAQSFSSRHLAILREAGLVDTEKHGTWVHYRLTAEGQALLADAGLDQIESLRADLARLNRSDCSSC
- a CDS encoding DsrE family protein, encoding MKKLIALFGLWALALSAQAQYQEPKITHEGYGNQKVVYQLNDSNPDFQLQILRNVNNHVRAIGADKIDLKIVVFAGGMAALETSKPETVAALENLRAQGVEIKVCNNTLRARNVDWRSLKDVEETDIVPAGVAEIAHLQAKGYQYLRP
- the rfbA gene encoding glucose-1-phosphate thymidylyltransferase RfbA, producing the protein MKGIILAGGSGTRLYPITKGISKQLVPIYDKPMIYYPLSVLMLAGIREILIITSPESLLSFQALLGDGKELGLSFEYVVQPSPDGLAQAFILGREFIGEDDVCLILGDNIFYGHYLIKTLAAAVENAAKDRMATVFGYHVHDPERYGVAEFDDEGHVVSLEEKPSRPKSNYAVTGLYFYPNDVVVKAAAVRPSGRGELEITCLNQMYLAEERLKLEKMGRGFAWLDTGTHESLLEASQFIETIEKRQGLKVACLEEIAFEMGYIDKQALLDLAEPLKKNQYGQYLIRCAEREK